The Flavobacterium faecale genome has a segment encoding these proteins:
- a CDS encoding MlaE family ABC transporter permease has product MIHYFMLLGNVVEYISLVTRNLFTKKFEFQEFLKQCYQIGNKSVGLISITGIIVGLVLTIQSRPSLVSFGAVAMLPGMVSISIIREMGPVITALICAGKIGSSMGAELSSMRVTEQIDAMEVSNTNPINFLIIPRVLAATIMIPLLTLYADAIGIFGSWLGVNIKDNLSLKLFLNQAFSNLEFIDIFPAVIKSFFFGAVIGLVGCYKGYHAGRGTESVGIAANSAVVTASLLLIIVDLIAVQITDLL; this is encoded by the coding sequence ATGATACACTATTTTATGCTTTTGGGTAATGTAGTCGAATATATTTCTTTGGTAACAAGAAACCTATTTACCAAAAAGTTTGAATTTCAAGAATTTTTAAAGCAATGCTATCAAATTGGGAATAAGTCCGTAGGCTTGATTTCGATTACGGGTATCATTGTGGGTTTGGTACTAACCATTCAATCAAGACCTTCACTCGTTAGTTTTGGAGCGGTAGCTATGTTGCCAGGAATGGTTAGTATTTCAATCATCCGAGAAATGGGTCCTGTAATTACGGCCTTAATTTGCGCTGGTAAAATAGGATCGAGCATGGGTGCAGAATTGAGCTCTATGCGTGTAACCGAGCAGATAGATGCTATGGAGGTTTCGAATACTAATCCAATCAATTTTTTAATAATCCCAAGAGTTTTGGCGGCGACGATTATGATTCCGCTACTTACTTTATATGCAGATGCCATAGGTATTTTTGGTAGTTGGTTGGGCGTGAATATTAAAGATAATTTGAGTTTAAAACTTTTTCTAAACCAAGCCTTTAGCAATTTAGAATTTATAGACATTTTTCCAGCGGTAATTAAATCCTTCTTTTTTGGAGCAGTAATAGGTTTGGTCGGATGTTACAAAGGTTATCATGCAGGACGAGGAACCGAAAGCGTGGGTATTGCGGCCAATTCAGCTGTAGTAACCGCATCCTTATTATTGATCATTGTAGATTTAATTGCCGTACAAATAACCGATTTATTATAA
- a CDS encoding ABC transporter ATP-binding protein, with the protein MDTETKKAVIQIEGLTKSFGDLKVLDGVTLNLYGNENLVILGKSGTGKSVLIKCIVNLLQHDQGSIKVGKYELTGISEDDLIKVRQKIGFLFQSAALYDSMTVRENLTFALLRLKEKFSTEEVDRMIVEALENVGLPDAIDKMPSELSGGMKKRIGLARTLVVKPDIILYDEPTTGLDPITSDEISHLINDTKSKFKNASIIITHDINCVKTVADRIIMLKDGKVYKEGNLQEFTTDSDPYIQSFFK; encoded by the coding sequence ATGGATACCGAAACTAAAAAGGCAGTCATTCAAATTGAAGGGCTGACCAAAAGCTTTGGTGATCTAAAAGTACTTGATGGTGTCACTTTAAATCTTTATGGAAATGAGAATCTGGTAATCTTAGGTAAATCAGGTACAGGAAAATCGGTTCTGATCAAATGTATTGTCAATTTATTGCAACATGATCAGGGGAGTATTAAGGTTGGAAAGTATGAACTAACCGGAATATCAGAGGATGATCTTATAAAAGTCCGCCAAAAAATTGGTTTTCTATTTCAAAGTGCTGCACTATACGATTCGATGACTGTTCGAGAGAATTTAACTTTTGCACTTCTTCGATTAAAAGAAAAATTTTCGACTGAAGAAGTGGACAGAATGATTGTAGAAGCCTTAGAAAATGTTGGCTTACCAGATGCGATAGACAAAATGCCATCAGAACTTTCCGGAGGTATGAAAAAACGAATAGGTCTCGCTCGAACCTTGGTCGTTAAACCCGATATTATTTTGTATGATGAACCTACAACGGGTTTGGATCCTATTACTTCTGATGAAATTAGTCATCTTATTAATGATACCAAATCCAAATTTAAGAACGCTTCGATTATTATTACTCACGACATTAATTGTGTCAAAACGGTAGCCGACAGAATCATCATGTTGAAAGACGGAAAAGTATATAAAGAAGGAAACTTACAAGAATTTACCACAGACAGTGATCCCTACATTCAATCATTTTTTAAATAG
- a CDS encoding MlaD family protein translates to MQTANNSYKVKLGIFVSLGILILLVIIFFIGTNQNLFSSKFTLNSNFRNVSGLQVGGQVRFLGIAVGTVEQIDIVNDSTVNVAVVMDTKVKKFIKKDSKTSITSEGVIGDRILVISQGSTQSPEVKEGARLISVEPVEFNTILSSVEVSAKNAEIITEEMASLLISVNNSQGILGKLLKDEQIAADMKKTVENLRKGSKGLEQNMEAAKENFLLRGYFRKKEKEKEKAAKEAKKKAEAIKK, encoded by the coding sequence ATGCAAACAGCAAATAACTCGTATAAAGTCAAACTAGGGATCTTCGTATCCTTAGGAATATTAATATTGTTAGTCATCATATTTTTCATAGGTACTAACCAAAATTTATTTAGTTCGAAATTCACTCTAAATTCTAATTTTCGAAATGTAAGCGGCTTACAAGTTGGGGGTCAGGTTCGCTTCTTAGGGATTGCCGTAGGTACGGTAGAGCAAATCGATATTGTTAATGATTCGACAGTAAATGTAGCCGTTGTAATGGATACAAAGGTTAAAAAATTCATCAAGAAAGATAGTAAAACATCGATTACCTCCGAAGGTGTTATTGGTGATCGAATCTTAGTAATTTCACAAGGTAGTACACAGTCACCTGAGGTAAAAGAAGGAGCTAGATTAATTTCAGTAGAACCAGTTGAGTTCAATACAATATTGTCGTCTGTTGAAGTGTCTGCCAAAAATGCCGAGATTATTACCGAGGAAATGGCATCTTTACTTATTAGCGTCAACAATAGTCAAGGAATTTTAGGAAAACTACTCAAAGACGAACAAATCGCTGCTGACATGAAAAAAACAGTAGAAAATTTACGCAAAGGTTCCAAAGGATTAGAACAAAATATGGAGGCTGCAAAAGAAAATTTTTTACTTAGAGGTTACTTTCGAAAAAAGGAAAAAGAGAAAGAAAAAGCAGCAAAAGAAGCAAAGAAGAAAGCGGAGGCTATCAAAAAATAA
- the acs gene encoding acetate--CoA ligase, which produces MSYYKIDNLEQYFKHYNKSVREPRKFWGKIAEENFTWYQQWDKVVEFNMVDAEVEWFSGAKVNIVKNCIDRHLNKRGEKTAIIFEPNDVNEEALHITYNELHQRVSKMANVLREQGIKKGDRVCIYLPMIPELAVSVLACARIGAIHSVVFAGFSASAVASRIIDSECKMVITSDGGFRGSKTIELKPIIDEALEKCPSVSTVLVVKRTNATIKMKEGRDIYVQPLLDEASDNCVAEIMDAEDPLFILYTSGSTGKPKGMVHTTAGYMVYSAYTFKNVFNYEENDIFWCTADIGWITGHSYILYGPLLNGATTVIFEGVPSYPDFSRFWEVIEKHSVTQFYTAPTAIRALAKESLDYVLKYPFKSLKVIGSVGEPLNEEAWHWYNDHVGAKRCPVVDTWWQTETGGIMIAPLAFVTPTKPTYATLPLPGVQAVLMDERRNEIEGNQQEGSLCIKFPWPGIARTIWNDHARYKEIYFSQFPGKYFTGDAALRDEVGYYRITGRVDDVVIVSGHNLGTAPIEDAINEHPAVAESAIVGFPHDVKGKALYGFVILKETGELRNKENLSLEINNHISGHIGPIAKLDKIQYVSGLPKTRSGKIMRRILRKIAEGDYSNFGDTSTLLNPEIVEEIKEGRIE; this is translated from the coding sequence ATGAGTTACTACAAAATAGACAATTTAGAACAATATTTCAAGCATTATAATAAATCGGTACGCGAACCAAGAAAATTTTGGGGAAAAATTGCGGAAGAAAATTTTACTTGGTACCAACAATGGGACAAAGTAGTAGAATTTAATATGGTTGATGCTGAAGTAGAATGGTTCTCTGGTGCTAAAGTAAATATCGTCAAAAATTGTATTGATAGACATTTAAACAAAAGGGGAGAAAAGACAGCCATAATTTTCGAACCAAATGATGTTAATGAAGAAGCATTGCACATTACTTACAATGAATTGCACCAACGTGTTTCTAAAATGGCAAATGTTTTGCGTGAGCAAGGCATTAAAAAAGGGGATAGAGTTTGCATCTATTTGCCAATGATTCCAGAATTGGCCGTATCTGTACTAGCATGTGCACGTATAGGGGCCATTCATTCCGTTGTTTTTGCTGGTTTTTCTGCCTCAGCTGTAGCTAGTAGAATCATCGATAGTGAATGTAAAATGGTTATTACCTCAGACGGTGGATTCCGTGGTAGCAAAACCATTGAATTAAAGCCTATTATTGATGAAGCGCTTGAAAAATGCCCTTCTGTTAGTACTGTTTTGGTTGTTAAAAGAACTAATGCTACCATCAAAATGAAAGAGGGTAGAGATATCTATGTACAACCCTTACTTGACGAGGCTTCAGACAATTGTGTGGCCGAAATCATGGATGCCGAGGATCCTTTGTTTATCTTGTATACTTCTGGTTCAACAGGTAAACCAAAAGGAATGGTACACACGACTGCTGGATATATGGTGTACTCTGCATATACTTTTAAAAACGTATTTAATTACGAAGAAAATGATATTTTTTGGTGTACTGCCGACATTGGTTGGATCACAGGACACTCTTATATTTTGTACGGTCCCTTGTTAAATGGAGCGACAACAGTAATTTTTGAAGGTGTACCATCATACCCTGATTTTAGCCGTTTTTGGGAAGTAATCGAAAAGCATAGTGTTACTCAATTTTATACAGCACCAACTGCTATTAGAGCACTAGCCAAAGAAAGCTTGGATTATGTTTTAAAATATCCATTTAAATCCTTAAAAGTTATTGGATCTGTAGGAGAGCCTTTAAATGAGGAAGCTTGGCACTGGTACAATGATCATGTTGGGGCAAAAAGATGCCCAGTGGTAGATACTTGGTGGCAAACAGAAACTGGCGGGATCATGATTGCTCCTCTAGCATTTGTTACACCAACCAAACCAACTTATGCTACTTTACCTTTGCCAGGAGTGCAAGCGGTATTGATGGATGAAAGACGCAACGAAATTGAAGGTAATCAACAAGAGGGAAGTTTGTGTATCAAGTTTCCATGGCCTGGAATTGCACGCACAATTTGGAATGACCACGCACGTTATAAAGAAATATACTTTTCACAATTCCCAGGAAAATATTTTACAGGAGATGCTGCCTTACGTGATGAAGTTGGATATTACAGAATCACGGGTCGAGTAGATGATGTTGTAATTGTATCGGGACACAATCTAGGTACAGCGCCAATTGAAGATGCAATTAATGAGCATCCTGCAGTAGCAGAAAGTGCAATTGTTGGTTTCCCTCATGATGTAAAAGGCAAAGCACTCTATGGTTTTGTTATTCTAAAAGAAACGGGTGAATTAAGAAACAAAGAAAATTTATCTTTGGAGATTAATAATCATATTTCGGGCCATATTGGACCAATTGCCAAATTGGACAAAATACAATATGTTTCAGGTTTACCAAAAACACGATCTGGAAAAATCATGAGACGTATTTTAAGAAAAATTGCAGAAGGTGATTATTCTAATTTTGGGGATACTAGTACGTTACTTAACCCAGAAATTGTTGAAGAAATAAAAGAAGGAAGAATAGAATAA
- a CDS encoding LTA synthase family protein, translated as MYFSKKLAPFYTLTLFYVIISVILRVVLLFHPITQSTFSFLDTAKIFSLGLVSDVFVFILASGFLWLYLIFISNAKYQKPYGYIHFGILIAIWLYIFSGQSILTEYGGGLATVGLVFVGIKTFLFGLLLFLPKKRDKIRFWLFSFVMFLYVVLILQNAISEYFFWNEFGVKYNFIAVNYLVYTNEVIGNIMESYPVIPIFSALFLVAGTITYFVVKKSKIYIEKIPTLFEKIKLTVIYFLLAGVALWCIPNLAKTENATNVFTNELQSNGMYRFYLAFMNSELDYFKFYKMMPETEAYALLDKQIPGLQNFSSSRIIQSDSAEVHKNVVLITIESYSAEFMKMYGNDKNITPFLDDLATKSLLFTNFYASGNRTVRGLEAVTLCLPPTAGESVVKRKDNKNKFTTGSVFKSKGYQVKYLYGGDAFFDNMEDFFSGNGYDIVDKKTFTPEEITFSNVWGVCDEDMVNKAIKTMNAEAKTGKPFFNHWMTVSNHRPFTYPNGKIDIPGDAKSREGGVKYTDYAIKKFFTMAAKQPWFKNTVFVIVSDHCASSAGKTELPVDKYRIPAMIYSPGFVAPDRYTQLMSQIDIMPTLFRLLHFNYQSKFFGQDVLNPNYQPRAFIATYQDLGLIKDNVLTIISPKQQVKQFGLTLQPKNGIEPDFQLYYDQKPLTKERQDLVNQTISFYQTASDILKKKKYQK; from the coding sequence ATGTATTTCTCCAAAAAATTAGCTCCATTTTATACACTTACTTTATTTTATGTTATTATTAGTGTAATCCTTAGGGTAGTATTACTTTTTCACCCCATCACACAATCTACTTTTTCGTTTCTAGACACTGCCAAGATTTTTTCGTTAGGACTAGTTTCAGATGTATTTGTCTTTATTCTAGCGAGTGGTTTTTTGTGGCTTTACCTTATATTTATATCAAATGCCAAATACCAAAAACCGTATGGATATATTCATTTCGGAATTTTAATAGCAATTTGGCTTTATATTTTTTCAGGGCAATCTATTTTAACCGAATACGGTGGAGGATTGGCGACTGTTGGGCTTGTGTTTGTAGGAATCAAGACTTTTTTGTTTGGCCTTCTTTTATTCCTACCCAAAAAACGTGATAAAATCAGATTCTGGTTGTTCTCCTTTGTTATGTTCTTGTATGTGGTACTTATTCTTCAAAATGCAATAAGCGAGTACTTTTTCTGGAACGAATTTGGAGTGAAATACAATTTTATAGCTGTTAACTATTTGGTGTACACCAATGAAGTGATTGGAAATATTATGGAATCCTATCCTGTAATTCCAATTTTTTCTGCTCTGTTTTTGGTTGCAGGAACGATAACGTACTTTGTAGTAAAAAAATCAAAAATTTATATCGAAAAAATCCCGACTCTTTTCGAAAAAATTAAGTTGACAGTCATTTATTTTCTGCTAGCTGGTGTAGCGCTTTGGTGCATTCCTAATTTGGCTAAAACGGAAAATGCAACAAACGTTTTCACCAATGAGTTGCAGTCTAATGGAATGTATCGTTTCTACCTTGCTTTCATGAATAGCGAATTAGATTATTTTAAATTCTATAAAATGATGCCCGAAACGGAAGCTTATGCTTTACTTGACAAGCAAATTCCTGGGTTACAAAATTTTTCTTCTAGTAGAATAATTCAATCAGACAGTGCCGAGGTACACAAAAATGTCGTTTTGATTACGATCGAAAGTTATAGTGCTGAATTTATGAAAATGTACGGTAACGACAAAAACATCACTCCTTTTCTAGACGATTTAGCAACCAAAAGTTTATTATTTACCAATTTCTATGCCTCAGGAAATAGAACCGTTCGTGGATTGGAAGCTGTTACCTTGTGCTTACCTCCTACTGCTGGAGAAAGTGTTGTAAAACGTAAAGACAATAAAAACAAATTTACTACCGGAAGTGTTTTTAAATCGAAAGGGTATCAGGTGAAATACCTGTATGGCGGAGATGCATTTTTTGATAATATGGAAGATTTCTTTTCGGGCAATGGATACGATATTGTTGATAAGAAAACCTTCACACCCGAAGAAATTACGTTTTCGAATGTATGGGGCGTATGTGATGAGGATATGGTGAACAAAGCAATCAAAACCATGAACGCTGAGGCAAAAACGGGGAAACCATTCTTCAACCATTGGATGACCGTTTCAAACCACCGACCATTTACGTATCCTAACGGTAAAATTGATATTCCTGGAGACGCAAAATCTCGTGAAGGTGGCGTAAAATATACCGATTATGCGATTAAAAAATTCTTTACCATGGCAGCAAAACAACCTTGGTTCAAGAATACAGTTTTTGTAATTGTGTCTGACCACTGTGCCTCTAGCGCAGGTAAAACAGAATTACCGGTAGATAAATACCGAATTCCAGCCATGATTTATAGTCCTGGTTTTGTAGCGCCAGATCGTTATACTCAACTTATGTCACAAATAGATATCATGCCAACCCTATTTAGATTATTGCATTTTAACTATCAGTCTAAGTTTTTTGGACAAGATGTTTTGAATCCAAATTACCAACCTAGAGCGTTTATTGCAACCTACCAAGATTTAGGACTCATTAAAGATAATGTTTTGACTATTATTTCGCCAAAGCAGCAAGTCAAACAATTTGGATTGACACTACAACCAAAAAACGGAATAGAACCTGATTTTCAATTGTACTATGATCAAAAGCCATTGACAAAAGAGCGTCAAGATTTAGTTAATCAAACCATCTCCTTCTATCAAACGGCCTCAGATATTTTAAAGAAGAAGAAGTATCAAAAATAA
- a CDS encoding thioredoxin family protein translates to MNKIVIVLLLLITQFGFAQDWKTNFDATKKTAMAENKAIVLVFSGSDWCAPCIKLHKNIWQSDAFKEFATTTVIIEKADFPKKKQNQLSPEIAKQNQELAQTYNPEGIFPLVVVMDKSGKVLGKASYQNIPPNEYIALLQSFIK, encoded by the coding sequence ATGAATAAAATAGTAATCGTACTTCTACTTTTAATCACACAATTTGGGTTTGCTCAAGATTGGAAAACTAATTTTGATGCTACTAAAAAAACAGCAATGGCAGAAAATAAAGCTATTGTACTTGTTTTTTCTGGTTCTGATTGGTGTGCCCCTTGTATAAAACTACATAAAAACATTTGGCAGTCTGATGCCTTTAAAGAATTTGCCACAACTACTGTAATAATCGAAAAAGCCGATTTTCCCAAGAAAAAACAAAACCAGCTAAGTCCAGAGATTGCAAAGCAAAATCAAGAATTAGCACAAACATATAATCCAGAAGGTATTTTTCCACTTGTGGTTGTTATGGACAAATCAGGAAAAGTATTGGGTAAGGCGAGTTACCAAAATATTCCTCCAAATGAATATATAGCGTTACTACAATCCTTTATAAAATAA
- a CDS encoding FAD:protein FMN transferase: protein MKFFFLSLCFCIANVASSQVTRSRTLYMLGSPFEMIVEAKDNAQGDLYIDMAVAEVSRIENLISDWIPTTSISEVNRNAGIQPVKVPTEVFDLVMRAIKISELTSGAFDISYASMDKIWKFDGSMTQMPSPEEIKNSVAKVGYQKIMLNAKESTIFLKDKGMKLGLGGIGQGYIADKIKTLLIQKGVVAGIVNISGDINTWGKQLNGEKWKIGIKNPLNKDKVFATFPLEDSAVETSGSYEKYVTFNGIRYSHIIDTRTGYPATGVVSVSVFAKSTEFADALATGIFVLGIDIGLDLVNQLPGVACIYVDDKGKIFASKNIDLKKYTND, encoded by the coding sequence ATGAAATTCTTCTTTTTAAGTTTGTGTTTCTGTATTGCAAATGTAGCCTCGTCTCAAGTTACTAGAAGTCGTACTTTGTATATGCTCGGTAGTCCATTTGAAATGATTGTTGAAGCAAAAGACAATGCACAAGGCGACCTATACATTGATATGGCTGTTGCTGAAGTGAGTAGGATTGAGAATTTGATTTCAGATTGGATTCCAACCACCTCAATTTCTGAAGTCAACAGAAACGCCGGGATACAACCAGTAAAAGTACCAACAGAAGTTTTTGATTTGGTAATGCGTGCAATTAAGATTTCCGAACTGACATCGGGAGCTTTTGATATCAGTTATGCCTCGATGGACAAAATATGGAAATTTGATGGAAGCATGACACAAATGCCATCACCGGAAGAAATTAAAAATTCAGTGGCAAAAGTTGGTTATCAAAAAATAATGTTGAATGCTAAAGAATCTACTATTTTCTTAAAAGATAAAGGAATGAAATTGGGCCTTGGAGGGATAGGACAAGGCTATATAGCTGACAAAATCAAGACGCTATTAATCCAGAAGGGCGTAGTTGCTGGCATTGTAAATATATCTGGAGACATTAATACTTGGGGAAAACAACTCAATGGAGAAAAATGGAAGATAGGAATTAAAAACCCTTTGAATAAGGATAAAGTTTTCGCCACCTTTCCGTTGGAGGATAGCGCTGTAGAAACCTCTGGCAGTTATGAAAAGTACGTAACTTTTAACGGTATTCGATATTCACACATAATAGATACACGTACGGGATATCCAGCCACGGGTGTAGTGAGCGTATCTGTATTTGCTAAATCAACAGAGTTTGCAGACGCATTGGCTACAGGTATATTTGTACTGGGTATAGACATAGGTTTAGACCTTGTTAACCAATTACCAGGTGTTGCATGTATATATGTAGATGATAAAGGAAAAATATTTGCTTCAAAAAACATTGACCTAAAAAAATATACAAATGATTAA
- a CDS encoding DUF4266 domain-containing protein, translating into MIKLAILVVLMISMQSCVAIKEYDKLYINDPDMKLTAKAAEKYETTFQVYREAAAGANGGKTGGGCGCN; encoded by the coding sequence ATGATTAAACTGGCAATTTTAGTAGTTTTAATGATAAGCATGCAATCCTGTGTTGCTATTAAAGAGTATGACAAATTATATATCAATGACCCTGATATGAAATTAACTGCAAAAGCAGCAGAAAAGTACGAAACTACATTTCAAGTCTATCGAGAAGCTGCTGCTGGAGCTAATGGTGGAAAAACAGGTGGTGGTTGTGGTTGTAATTAA
- a CDS encoding DUF3570 domain-containing protein, protein MKKIYPICFLLLSVIVQAQEKQEATPFKKRVLETTEVSILLSYYNQDGNHSAVNGGVGSEKLTDIASNIVVALPLNADDVLTFDAGISAYTSASSSNINPFMAGKSGTTTTSGASGTKSSTTSVSSAPYGTPWQASSGASSGDQLANLSANFSHNSDNRNTILDANVSASNEYDYTSVGFGGGITKLFNKKNTEISLKANAYLDKWRPIYPTELKEYSLYGSNFQSKGYFSGVTIIDQNGNKSTDYLPTAFTTYSNSKRNSYSASLSFSQILTKKIQMSIFMDVLKQEGLLGTPYQRIYFADKVNYYVGQSQYIPVYTTAQNTGVYQLADDKERLPSSRFKIPIGARINFYINEYVVARTYYRYYQDNWGIKAHTVSFELPVKLTTSFTVYPMYRYYTQTASDYFAPYETHLSTEKYYTSDYDLSKFKTNQYGAGFVYTDIFTRAKIFYFGLKSIDLRLNHYQRSDGLNANIASLGFKFEAE, encoded by the coding sequence ATGAAAAAAATATATCCTATTTGTTTCTTATTGCTATCGGTAATTGTGCAAGCACAAGAAAAACAAGAAGCAACTCCTTTTAAGAAAAGAGTACTAGAAACTACCGAAGTTAGTATTTTACTAAGTTATTACAATCAAGATGGAAACCATTCGGCAGTGAATGGCGGAGTCGGTTCAGAAAAATTAACTGACATAGCGTCAAACATTGTGGTGGCTTTACCACTCAATGCTGATGATGTACTTACGTTTGATGCAGGTATATCAGCGTATACTTCAGCTTCTTCAAGTAACATAAATCCTTTTATGGCGGGTAAATCGGGTACGACAACTACCTCTGGAGCATCAGGCACAAAATCAAGCACTACATCTGTAAGTTCAGCACCTTACGGTACACCTTGGCAAGCTTCTTCAGGCGCTTCTTCAGGCGATCAATTGGCGAATTTGTCTGCAAATTTCAGTCATAATTCAGATAACCGAAACACAATTTTGGATGCAAACGTTTCTGCGTCAAATGAGTATGATTATACTTCTGTGGGTTTTGGAGGTGGAATTACTAAATTGTTTAACAAAAAAAATACCGAAATAAGTTTAAAAGCGAATGCCTATTTAGATAAATGGAGACCCATTTACCCAACAGAATTAAAAGAATATTCACTATATGGTAGTAATTTTCAAAGCAAAGGCTATTTTTCGGGTGTTACAATCATAGATCAAAACGGTAATAAATCAACTGATTATTTGCCAACTGCTTTTACGACCTATTCCAATTCCAAACGCAACTCTTATTCGGCTTCGTTATCGTTTTCTCAAATTTTGACCAAAAAAATTCAAATGTCTATTTTTATGGATGTTTTAAAGCAAGAAGGATTATTGGGCACACCTTACCAACGAATTTATTTTGCTGACAAAGTAAATTATTATGTTGGGCAATCACAATATATTCCCGTTTACACAACAGCTCAAAATACGGGCGTTTACCAACTAGCAGATGATAAGGAACGTTTACCTAGTTCACGATTTAAAATTCCAATTGGTGCCCGAATTAATTTTTATATCAACGAATATGTTGTTGCTAGAACTTATTATCGCTATTATCAAGATAATTGGGGCATAAAGGCACATACAGTATCATTTGAGCTGCCTGTAAAACTGACTACTAGCTTCACTGTATATCCCATGTACCGTTATTATACGCAAACAGCTTCAGATTATTTCGCTCCTTATGAAACGCATCTTTCAACTGAAAAATATTATACCTCAGATTATGATTTATCAAAGTTCAAGACGAATCAATATGGGGCAGGTTTTGTTTATACCGACATTTTTACTCGAGCAAAAATCTTTTATTTTGGTTTAAAATCAATAGATTTACGTTTGAATCATTATCAAAGAAGCGATGGATTAAATGCAAATATTGCATCATTAGGCTTTAAATTTGAAGCTGAATAA
- a CDS encoding response regulator transcription factor codes for MEILIVEDEVGIVQFLTQGLEEEGFKVTSTIDGISGLELAQNGTFDLLLLDWMLPKLSGLDLCKTFREKDKTTPILFLTAKDTTAETIQGLQAGANDYIKKPFDFAELLERINIHFRNKKVETKLQLGEITINVAEYTVTNAGTAVALTQREFELLKFLVVNKGKVCNRKQIIEEVWDIHFNYDTGVIDVFINAIRKKLKLKVEQDYIKTVRGVGYIASDVF; via the coding sequence ATGGAAATTTTAATTGTAGAAGATGAAGTTGGAATAGTTCAGTTTTTGACGCAAGGACTAGAAGAGGAAGGATTCAAGGTCACCAGCACAATTGATGGAATTTCTGGACTTGAATTGGCCCAAAATGGAACCTTCGATCTATTACTTTTAGACTGGATGTTGCCCAAACTTTCGGGTTTGGACCTTTGTAAAACCTTTCGAGAAAAAGATAAAACCACACCAATATTGTTCTTGACCGCCAAAGATACAACAGCTGAAACGATTCAAGGATTGCAAGCCGGAGCCAATGATTACATCAAAAAACCTTTTGATTTTGCCGAATTATTAGAACGTATCAATATTCATTTTCGAAATAAAAAAGTAGAAACCAAATTACAATTGGGCGAAATAACGATCAATGTTGCCGAGTATACCGTTACCAATGCGGGTACAGCAGTAGCTTTGACACAAAGGGAATTTGAACTACTAAAATTCTTGGTCGTTAATAAAGGAAAAGTATGCAACCGCAAACAAATTATAGAAGAAGTTTGGGACATTCATTTTAATTACGACACGGGAGTAATAGACGTATTTATTAATGCTATTCGAAAAAAATTAAAACTAAAAGTAGAACAAGATTACATTAAAACGGTTCGTGGGGTAGGGTATATCGCTTCTGATGTATTTTGA